The Neorhodopirellula lusitana genome contains a region encoding:
- a CDS encoding sensor histidine kinase has product MAILLFRVGFIASVLLMLSPIVRAEPPARLEVLSLRQLETRLAEINSQEKQLAEMTYRSGVGNLGWESAPHPHAAFTEWAEIQLHGECRVDQIVLVPILWRDTVNGVRSDGFPLEFKIMIGRQGEPKGTVVAEFTERDSILPRVAPLVIPIDPIVGSWIRVEATRLTPRALDGRFLFQLSEVMAFCGEDNVALGGKTTVSSMAFTRVRKSTPIETLVDGFMPYLMDAAGGDGSQAFVGFFRTGPEVSLTFDFGEQRTIHRIHLHAADLSENVPQIQHSDYALPDHLVVEGATQADFSDAVALYEYRKLSIYDAGPIIIRQFAPVDCRFVRFTAIEAYKAPEASNRYRCIGFTEIEIFEANHNIAAGITPSGSFEFERADGSLSSLTDGRNHFGEIMSVRDLVSQLAHRHELELERPLIQAELKSRYRVQSRNLRWATVIAALLAVGIVFTILVDRLIRIRESSRLKERFAADLHDEVGADLHAIGLLSDLARNALESPAQIDPILAEIRAVSQDASNSVRHIAGLRVHTLYSGLDDLMKQAAERIVVQLEHKFEIEGKEFVENLRPRTRADLFLFYKECLVNISRHADATRLGTTLKATPKEIHLTITDNGHGLRGFSSNGIPPSLKRRAKLLGAKVTAESCAETGTRIDLQFKRMQWNQLKKR; this is encoded by the coding sequence TTGGCGATTCTTCTCTTTCGTGTCGGTTTCATCGCGTCGGTTTTGCTGATGTTGTCGCCAATTGTGCGGGCGGAGCCCCCAGCGCGTTTGGAGGTCTTGTCGCTCCGACAGCTTGAAACGAGACTCGCGGAGATCAACTCGCAGGAAAAGCAACTCGCCGAGATGACGTACCGCAGCGGCGTCGGAAACCTGGGTTGGGAATCTGCTCCGCATCCTCACGCAGCGTTTACCGAATGGGCGGAAATTCAGCTCCATGGAGAATGTCGAGTCGATCAGATCGTCTTAGTGCCGATTCTTTGGCGCGATACCGTCAACGGAGTTCGCTCCGACGGGTTTCCGCTCGAGTTCAAAATCATGATTGGACGGCAGGGTGAACCGAAAGGAACCGTGGTCGCGGAGTTCACGGAACGTGACTCCATTTTGCCGCGGGTCGCACCGTTGGTGATTCCGATCGACCCGATCGTCGGATCTTGGATTCGTGTGGAAGCGACTCGCCTGACACCGCGAGCGCTGGACGGGCGTTTTCTGTTTCAGCTTTCTGAAGTGATGGCTTTCTGCGGCGAGGACAACGTGGCGCTCGGAGGTAAAACCACGGTTTCGTCGATGGCGTTCACTCGCGTTCGCAAATCCACACCGATCGAGACTTTGGTTGACGGATTCATGCCGTATCTGATGGATGCCGCGGGAGGCGATGGTAGCCAAGCGTTCGTCGGGTTCTTTCGGACCGGCCCGGAAGTCTCGCTGACCTTTGACTTTGGCGAGCAACGCACCATTCATCGTATTCACTTGCACGCGGCTGACCTGAGCGAGAACGTTCCGCAGATTCAACATTCCGACTATGCATTGCCCGATCATCTGGTCGTTGAAGGCGCCACGCAAGCCGACTTTTCCGATGCAGTCGCTTTGTACGAGTATCGCAAACTGTCTATCTACGATGCGGGGCCGATCATCATTCGTCAGTTCGCCCCTGTCGATTGTCGCTTTGTTCGCTTTACCGCGATCGAAGCGTATAAGGCGCCCGAAGCGTCCAATCGTTATCGATGCATCGGGTTTACTGAAATCGAGATCTTTGAAGCGAACCACAACATCGCCGCGGGCATTACGCCTTCGGGCAGTTTTGAATTTGAGCGAGCCGATGGTTCGCTGTCTTCATTGACGGACGGCCGAAATCACTTTGGTGAGATCATGTCGGTTCGGGATTTGGTGTCCCAATTAGCGCATCGGCACGAGCTTGAATTGGAACGACCTCTCATTCAAGCAGAATTAAAAAGCCGTTACCGCGTTCAGAGTCGCAATTTGCGGTGGGCGACCGTGATTGCGGCGTTGTTGGCCGTGGGAATCGTGTTCACCATCTTGGTCGATCGGCTGATACGGATTCGCGAGTCCAGTCGGTTGAAGGAGCGATTCGCCGCGGATCTTCACGATGAAGTGGGAGCGGATTTGCATGCGATCGGATTGTTGAGCGATTTGGCTCGAAATGCGTTGGAGTCGCCGGCACAAATCGATCCGATCTTGGCGGAGATTCGCGCCGTTTCCCAAGACGCGTCTAATTCCGTTCGCCATATCGCAGGCCTACGGGTACACACATTGTATTCCGGATTGGACGATCTGATGAAGCAGGCGGCGGAGAGAATTGTGGTTCAGTTAGAACACAAATTTGAAATTGAAGGAAAGGAGTTCGTCGAAAACTTGAGGCCGCGAACGCGTGCCGATCTGTTCTTGTTTTACAAAGAGTGTTTGGTCAATATCAGCCGACATGCGGACGCGACGCGGTTAGGGACGACGCTGAAAGCCACGCCAAAAGAAATCCATCTAACGATCACGGACAACGGTCACGGGTTGCGTGGATTCAGTAGCAATGGAATTCCACCGTCGCTCAAGCGTCGTGCTAAATTACTCGGAGCCAAGGTCACCGCAGAAAGCTGTGCGGAGACGGGGACCCGGATCGATCTTCAGTTCAAGCGGATGCAATGGAATCAACTCAAGAAGAGATGA
- a CDS encoding response regulator, producing MESTQEEMSINETIKVMLVEDHPKYRKVIEMAINAEPSMELVSMFGAAEVALRSVEDTENSDVPDIILLDLNLPGISGLDGIPQFIEAVPSAKIIVLTQSNAEADITIAVQRGASGYLLKSSTVNQIIEGIATVARGGASLDGGVALHVLKMIQNQSRKLEPAITLSTREREILTLLSQGMLKKEIARELDISYGSVATYIRRLYEKLDVQNAPAAIDKAHRIGVFENFDNMPQ from the coding sequence ATGGAATCAACTCAAGAAGAGATGAGCATCAACGAAACAATCAAGGTCATGCTGGTCGAGGACCATCCCAAATATCGTAAGGTGATTGAGATGGCGATCAACGCCGAGCCCTCGATGGAACTGGTGAGTATGTTCGGTGCTGCCGAAGTCGCGCTGCGCAGCGTCGAAGATACGGAGAACTCCGACGTGCCCGATATCATCTTGTTGGACCTGAATCTTCCCGGCATCAGCGGGCTTGACGGGATTCCCCAATTTATCGAGGCGGTCCCGTCGGCCAAGATTATTGTGTTGACCCAGTCCAATGCGGAGGCGGACATCACCATCGCTGTCCAACGTGGCGCGTCCGGGTATTTGTTGAAGTCCTCGACCGTGAATCAAATTATTGAGGGAATCGCAACGGTAGCGCGAGGAGGTGCATCACTTGATGGAGGCGTGGCGTTGCATGTATTGAAGATGATTCAAAACCAGTCCCGAAAGCTGGAGCCCGCGATCACCTTGTCAACGCGTGAACGAGAAATTTTGACTTTGTTGAGCCAGGGAATGCTCAAGAAAGAAATTGCTCGGGAACTCGACATCTCGTACGGAAGTGTCGCCACGTATATCCGGCGTCTCTACGAAAAACTCGACGTGCAGAACGCACCTGCAGCGATCGATAAAGCACATCGGATTGGTGTGTTCGAGAATTTCGACAATATGCCGCAATAG
- a CDS encoding DUF1559 domain-containing protein, giving the protein MNKKSCQGFTLVELLVVIAIIGVLVGLLLPAVQAAREAARRMSCSNNFKQLGLAMHNYHSAYKKLPTLMSGTVPGGFSGDGAFDESEVANLMQLSILVGITPFIEQQAIWEEITNPSVYDLVDPTVAKSPPWPSMGPTPTLEGTPNDGYRPWMTEIPGFRCPSDPGSGLPAMGRTNYAACSGDTFWNMDRGPLSDDLKENQKRSINMQACARGVFVPHHATAFRDVLDGTSNTIAMGEIATDLGDRNVRTLGRRTNQWTAMRNNPSAFRTAEVDPQRPQFWASGATGVYGTSHEGRGYKWAQGAAVYGQMNTIFPPNTPVVTGAWHRSAGFLPPSSNHQGGCHVLMADGAVKFITDSIDAGDQTSTIVYPGALAGIQSPFGLWGALGTKANKEVIDSEF; this is encoded by the coding sequence ATGAATAAAAAGTCATGCCAGGGATTTACCTTGGTCGAATTGCTGGTTGTCATTGCGATTATTGGTGTGTTGGTTGGGCTCTTATTGCCAGCCGTGCAAGCGGCACGTGAAGCCGCACGTCGGATGAGTTGCAGCAACAATTTCAAGCAACTCGGTTTAGCGATGCACAACTATCACTCGGCATACAAGAAGTTGCCGACGTTGATGAGTGGAACCGTCCCCGGAGGGTTTTCGGGCGACGGTGCGTTCGATGAGTCGGAAGTCGCCAATCTGATGCAACTGAGCATTCTCGTTGGGATCACGCCGTTCATTGAGCAGCAAGCGATTTGGGAAGAAATTACCAATCCAAGCGTTTACGACCTGGTTGATCCCACGGTTGCGAAGAGTCCGCCATGGCCTTCGATGGGGCCAACGCCGACGCTTGAAGGCACCCCAAACGACGGGTATCGGCCATGGATGACTGAAATTCCAGGGTTTCGTTGCCCGAGTGATCCGGGATCGGGCTTACCCGCAATGGGGCGAACGAACTATGCCGCTTGCAGCGGTGATACGTTTTGGAACATGGATCGCGGGCCGCTGTCGGACGATTTGAAAGAGAACCAAAAGCGTTCAATCAACATGCAGGCCTGTGCCCGAGGTGTCTTTGTCCCTCACCATGCAACCGCCTTTCGCGACGTGCTTGATGGGACGTCGAACACGATCGCAATGGGAGAAATCGCAACGGACCTGGGGGACCGCAACGTTCGGACTCTTGGTCGTCGAACGAATCAGTGGACGGCGATGCGGAACAACCCATCGGCATTCAGGACAGCGGAAGTCGATCCACAACGTCCTCAGTTTTGGGCCTCGGGAGCGACCGGTGTTTATGGCACGTCGCATGAAGGACGTGGCTATAAGTGGGCTCAAGGAGCGGCAGTGTACGGCCAAATGAATACCATTTTCCCACCGAACACACCGGTGGTGACGGGGGCGTGGCACCGTTCGGCTGGCTTCTTGCCGCCCAGCAGTAATCACCAAGGCGGGTGTCATGTTCTGATGGCCGACGGAGCGGTCAAGTTCATTACCGATTCGATTGACGCCGGAGATCAGACTAGCACGATTGTCTATCCCGGGGCGTTGGCCGGGATTCAGAGCCCCTTCGGTCTCTGGGGGGCACTGGGAACCAAGGCCAACAAAGAAGTGATTGATTCGGAGTTCTAA